In a single window of the Deinococcus aetherius genome:
- the thyX gene encoding FAD-dependent thymidylate synthase, which translates to MTVSTSTPATLYPLGDGIGSVSLVQSVGDDKMIVNAARVSFGGDNGAPLNSRDEKLIRYLLTHHHGSPFEHNLITFKVVCPIFVDRQAVRHRVGVSKNEVSGRYVELQERNFTPPAFRKQAPSNRQASVEDDGTLDQEAASRIWAEAWRNAFGAYQELLRLGVTREQARGVLPLSLYTESYYTFNIRSLLHFLELRDHEGAQYETRLFARAMAELAEPLFPVTFREWMSLKKSH; encoded by the coding sequence ATGACCGTCTCCACCTCCACCCCGGCAACGCTCTACCCCCTCGGCGACGGCATAGGCAGCGTCAGCCTCGTTCAATCCGTGGGGGACGACAAGATGATCGTCAACGCAGCCAGGGTCAGCTTCGGTGGAGACAACGGCGCGCCTCTGAACTCCCGTGACGAGAAACTCATTCGATACCTTCTGACTCACCATCACGGCAGCCCTTTTGAGCACAACCTGATTACATTTAAAGTGGTGTGCCCTATTTTTGTTGATAGGCAGGCCGTGCGCCACCGAGTCGGTGTTTCAAAAAATGAGGTTTCCGGCCGTTATGTGGAATTGCAGGAACGCAACTTCACACCTCCTGCCTTTCGCAAGCAGGCGCCCAGCAACAGACAGGCTTCTGTCGAAGACGACGGCACGCTCGATCAGGAAGCGGCGTCTCGCATCTGGGCGGAGGCATGGAGAAATGCGTTCGGGGCCTACCAGGAGTTGTTGCGCCTGGGCGTGACCCGCGAGCAGGCGCGGGGAGTGCTGCCTCTGTCGTTGTATACCGAATCGTATTACACCTTCAATATCCGCTCCCTCCTGCACTTCCTCGAACTGCGGGACCACGAGGGGGCGCAATATGAAACCCGCCTCTTCGCGCGGGCGATGGCGGAGCTGGCCGAGCCCCTGTTCCCGGTGACGTTTCGCGAATGGATGTCATTGAAAAAGAGCCACTAG